From a region of the Fischerella sp. JS2 genome:
- the queF gene encoding preQ(1) synthase, translated as MSNSLSESVSQSSQEIKYGEREIAEGKLITFPNPRVGRRYNIDITLPEFTCKCPFSGYPDFATIHITYIPDQQVVELKALKLYINNYRDRYISHEESANQILDDFVAACDPLEITVKADFAPRGNVHTVIEVHHVKS; from the coding sequence ATGAGTAATTCTTTATCAGAAAGTGTGTCACAGTCAAGTCAGGAAATTAAGTATGGCGAACGCGAAATCGCAGAAGGAAAACTCATTACCTTTCCTAATCCGCGTGTAGGACGACGCTATAACATAGATATCACATTACCGGAATTCACATGTAAATGCCCCTTTTCTGGCTATCCAGATTTTGCCACCATTCATATTACCTATATACCCGATCAACAGGTAGTAGAATTAAAGGCACTCAAGCTTTATATTAACAATTACCGCGATCGCTACATTTCTCACGAAGAATCTGCTAACCAAATTTTGGATGATTTTGTCGCTGCTTGTGATCCTTTAGAAATCACTGTTAAAGCTGATTTTGCCCCGCGCGGTAACGTGCATACAGTGATTGAAGTTCATCATGTGAAATCATAG
- a CDS encoding FHA domain-containing protein encodes MNALTLQWQDAGQIKTQKIHEKQPSKNPGTIRIGRDPVRCDIVLSHPTVSGLHVEIFFNAQQQRFLMKNLREQNPPLVDGQKLVQGEIPLSEGSIIYLGQQLLKVTEVSVPGGSTVPPTILTPPQPQATNPPPVPVAQPQVHPNYHQPTPQQQPQVHPNYHQPTPQVAAHHHHHPVTPGVQQQAQPQGVYGLQCPRCKKLSSYKDLLLGCQHCGHSLQDALSVLVPPSH; translated from the coding sequence ATGAACGCACTAACTTTACAATGGCAAGACGCCGGTCAAATTAAAACTCAGAAAATCCACGAAAAACAGCCAAGTAAAAATCCTGGCACTATCCGTATTGGTCGCGATCCAGTCCGGTGTGATATTGTTTTGAGTCATCCTACAGTATCAGGCTTACATGTAGAAATCTTTTTTAACGCTCAGCAGCAGCGTTTTTTAATGAAAAATTTGCGTGAACAAAACCCTCCCCTTGTAGATGGGCAGAAACTCGTTCAAGGTGAAATACCTCTAAGTGAAGGTAGCATTATTTATTTAGGACAACAACTACTTAAAGTAACAGAAGTTTCTGTTCCAGGAGGTAGCACCGTACCACCAACTATTTTGACACCGCCACAACCACAAGCTACCAATCCTCCGCCAGTACCTGTTGCACAACCACAGGTACATCCTAATTATCACCAACCTACACCACAGCAACAACCACAGGTACATCCCAATTATCACCAGCCCACACCACAGGTCGCAGCACATCATCACCATCATCCAGTCACACCCGGCGTGCAACAGCAAGCACAACCACAAGGGGTTTATGGATTGCAATGTCCCAGATGTAAAAAACTTTCTTCGTATAAGGACTTGCTACTAGGCTGTCAGCACTGTGGTCATTCTTTGCAAGATGCCCTCAGCGTATTAGTACCACCGAGTCATTAG
- a CDS encoding YciI family protein, translated as MPIFVKIEEGKVDKSVFDQYIPAHKAYVKELIAKGHNAKTGYWAKMGGGMMVFEAASMAEAQAIVANDPLVSNNCVNYKLYEWKIVVE; from the coding sequence ATGCCCATTTTCGTCAAGATAGAGGAAGGTAAAGTTGATAAATCGGTCTTTGACCAATATATACCCGCTCACAAAGCTTACGTAAAAGAATTGATTGCTAAAGGACACAATGCTAAAACTGGCTACTGGGCAAAGATGGGAGGCGGCATGATGGTGTTTGAAGCTGCATCAATGGCCGAAGCCCAGGCAATTGTCGCCAATGACCCGTTAGTGAGCAACAATTGTGTTAACTACAAGCTATATGAATGGAAAATTGTGGTCGAATAA
- a CDS encoding class I SAM-dependent methyltransferase, with amino-acid sequence MITKLEKDYPLLPNITVESLDENSSLKKMLRWVGENKHIIDFGCATGYFARLLSSKGCQVTGIEINAKAAKIAEQYCEKVIIADLDFVNLKDILPEERFDIAVFGDVLEHLRNPWKVLEETRELLQPGGYVIASIPNIAHGAIRLALLQGKFEYTELGILDNTHLRFFTRQSVTELFESSGYFVDTCEQIKLPIFSGSDWIPHIDKNQVDISVINAIEQDEDADTLQFVLRAFPLSLDGKYSSLYQQYSQLCEEHNNYQNQLKEMYAELKRSHFALEEQQIQLEKTQTQLEEVQNQLQQAQYHLQEIQQQWQSTQTQLYQAHTAWEHCQNIIKGMESSKFWKLRQAWFQLKKSFISPK; translated from the coding sequence ATGATTACTAAATTGGAGAAAGATTATCCTTTACTGCCAAATATTACTGTAGAAAGTTTAGATGAAAATAGTAGTTTAAAAAAAATGCTCCGTTGGGTAGGAGAAAATAAGCATATAATAGATTTTGGTTGTGCTACAGGTTATTTTGCTCGATTGCTTAGCAGTAAAGGTTGCCAAGTCACGGGCATTGAAATCAATGCAAAAGCTGCCAAAATTGCTGAGCAATATTGTGAAAAAGTTATTATTGCGGATTTGGATTTTGTTAACTTAAAAGATATATTACCAGAAGAAAGATTTGATATAGCTGTATTTGGAGATGTTTTAGAACATCTGCGTAACCCTTGGAAAGTACTAGAAGAGACTAGGGAACTATTACAGCCAGGAGGATACGTAATAGCCTCTATTCCTAACATTGCTCATGGAGCAATCCGTTTAGCTTTATTACAAGGAAAGTTTGAATATACAGAACTTGGTATTTTAGACAATACACATTTAAGATTTTTTACACGTCAAAGTGTTACAGAATTATTCGAGAGTTCTGGATATTTTGTTGATACTTGTGAACAAATAAAATTACCAATTTTTTCTGGTTCAGACTGGATACCTCATATAGATAAAAATCAGGTTGATATTAGTGTGATTAATGCGATTGAACAAGATGAAGATGCAGATACATTGCAGTTTGTCCTACGGGCATTTCCTTTAAGTTTGGATGGTAAATATTCATCTTTATATCAACAATATTCTCAATTATGTGAAGAACATAATAATTACCAAAATCAACTTAAAGAAATGTATGCCGAGTTGAAGCGATCGCACTTTGCTTTAGAAGAGCAACAAATTCAGTTAGAAAAAACTCAAACACAACTAGAAGAAGTACAAAATCAACTGCAACAAGCACAATATCATTTACAAGAAATTCAGCAACAATGGCAAAGTACACAAACTCAGTTATACCAAGCTCATACAGCCTGGGAGCATTGCCAAAACATTATTAAAGGAATGGAAAGTAGTAAATTTTGGAAACTTCGTCAAGCTTGGTTTCAACTCAAAAAATCTTTTATTTCGCCAAAGTAA
- a CDS encoding cytochrome c biogenesis protein has translation MTLDNTNNTVTEQSTEKLNWWSIARFLRQDFLPVLTDLRLAIALLLIIALFSITGTVIEQGQSLAFYQANYPEHPALFGFLSWKVILTLGLDHVYRTWWFLALLIFFGTSLTACTFTRQLPALKASRRWKFYDQPRQFNKLALSAELDNSSVDSLIQILKNHSYKVFQETDKANILYARKGIIGRIGPIIVHIGIVVILLGSIWGAMTGFMAQEMVASGNTFQVKNIIDAGPWAATRIPKDWSVRVNRFWIDYTPSGSIDQFYSDLSVLNNQNQEVDHKKIFVNQPLRYRGVTFYQTDWGIAAVRVRVNQSPIFQIPMALLNSNGNGRIWGTWIPTKPDLSEGVSLLAKDLQGTVLIYDAAGQLFNTLRTGMSTQINGVKLTVLDVVGSTGLQIKADPGIPMVYTGFALLMLGVVMSYFSHSQIWALQIDGRLYVGGKTNRAQVAFEQEMLGILDSLSQEQTNEEKAIASPT, from the coding sequence ATGACTTTAGATAATACAAATAATACAGTTACTGAACAATCTACAGAAAAATTAAATTGGTGGTCGATCGCGCGGTTTTTACGACAGGATTTTTTACCTGTACTAACAGATTTACGTTTAGCGATCGCACTCTTACTGATTATTGCTCTATTTAGTATTACTGGTACAGTCATTGAACAAGGTCAATCACTGGCTTTTTACCAGGCTAATTATCCAGAACACCCAGCTTTATTTGGTTTCCTATCTTGGAAAGTTATTTTAACTTTGGGGCTAGACCATGTTTATCGTACCTGGTGGTTTTTAGCTTTACTGATATTTTTTGGTACTAGTTTGACTGCTTGTACTTTTACTCGTCAGTTACCTGCTTTAAAAGCTTCCCGTCGTTGGAAATTTTATGATCAACCCCGACAATTTAATAAGTTAGCATTGAGTGCAGAACTAGATAATAGTTCTGTTGATTCCCTCATCCAAATATTAAAGAACCACAGCTATAAAGTTTTTCAAGAAACAGATAAAGCTAATATTCTTTATGCCCGTAAAGGAATAATCGGACGCATCGGTCCAATCATTGTACATATCGGTATAGTCGTGATTCTTTTGGGGTCAATTTGGGGGGCGATGACTGGGTTTATGGCCCAGGAAATGGTTGCTAGTGGTAATACATTCCAAGTCAAAAATATTATTGATGCAGGGCCTTGGGCCGCAACACGCATACCTAAAGATTGGTCTGTACGTGTTAATCGTTTTTGGATTGATTATACTCCTAGTGGCAGTATTGACCAGTTTTACTCAGATTTATCTGTTTTAAATAACCAAAACCAAGAAGTTGATCACAAGAAAATTTTTGTGAATCAACCTCTGCGTTATCGGGGTGTGACTTTTTACCAAACAGACTGGGGAATTGCTGCTGTGCGAGTGCGGGTGAACCAAAGTCCAATTTTTCAAATACCAATGGCGTTATTAAATAGCAATGGTAATGGCCGGATTTGGGGAACCTGGATTCCCACAAAACCAGATTTAAGTGAGGGTGTTTCTCTACTAGCCAAAGATTTACAAGGAACAGTGTTAATTTATGACGCCGCAGGCCAATTATTCAACACTTTGCGGACAGGTATGTCCACCCAAATCAATGGCGTGAAACTGACAGTTTTGGATGTGGTTGGTAGTACTGGTTTACAAATTAAAGCCGATCCAGGAATTCCGATGGTTTATACTGGGTTTGCCTTATTGATGTTGGGTGTGGTGATGAGTTATTTTTCCCACTCCCAAATTTGGGCATTGCAGATAGATGGACGTCTGTATGTGGGTGGCAAAACTAATCGCGCCCAGGTAGCCTTTGAACAGGAAATGTTGGGAATATTAGATTCCCTAAGTCAAGAACAAACAAATGAGGAGAAGGCGATCGCATCACCAACTTAG
- a CDS encoding glycosyltransferase family 2 protein → MPNYRVSAYITAYQEIAALNKTITAITKQSYPIEKILIIDNSQNQIITDNRYEKIIVDFHPENIGVAGGLKIAVDWAIQQGYDFLWLFDQDSEPNSNVLETLLTYYQDLSKYKNIGIIAPVIFDINTKQEFPGCVFQDYKLVPLPGVAAIQNFYQCDAVITSGSLVNINTAKCIEPPKADLFLDAVDYAYCMNFRNQGYEIIVVKNAMMKHRIGNYSLVKDRLKKDINTFSTFICSPSRYYYACRNHTFLETRLVAKIKLYRSIAYRIKFLIMMMQRIIRYEPDLILLKLWACIVGTFDGFRGKLGKTW, encoded by the coding sequence ATGCCAAACTATAGAGTATCAGCTTATATAACTGCTTATCAAGAAATAGCAGCACTGAATAAAACTATCACAGCCATCACAAAACAGTCATATCCAATTGAAAAAATCTTAATAATTGATAATTCTCAAAATCAAATTATCACTGATAACAGGTATGAGAAAATTATTGTAGATTTTCATCCTGAAAATATTGGAGTTGCTGGAGGATTAAAAATTGCTGTTGACTGGGCTATCCAACAAGGTTATGATTTTCTTTGGTTGTTTGATCAAGATAGTGAACCTAATTCTAATGTTTTAGAAACACTATTAACTTATTACCAAGATTTATCTAAATATAAAAATATAGGAATTATTGCTCCAGTCATATTTGATATTAATACAAAGCAAGAATTTCCTGGCTGTGTGTTTCAAGATTATAAGCTTGTGCCTCTCCCTGGAGTTGCTGCTATTCAGAATTTCTATCAATGCGATGCTGTCATTACTTCTGGTTCTCTCGTAAATATTAATACAGCTAAATGTATTGAACCACCAAAAGCAGATTTATTTTTAGATGCGGTAGATTATGCCTACTGTATGAACTTCCGCAATCAGGGATATGAAATTATTGTTGTTAAAAATGCGATGATGAAACATCGTATCGGAAATTACTCTTTAGTTAAAGATAGATTGAAAAAAGATATAAATACATTCAGCACTTTTATTTGTTCTCCCTCTCGCTATTACTATGCTTGTAGAAATCATACGTTTTTGGAAACAAGGCTTGTAGCAAAAATTAAGTTGTATCGCTCAATAGCGTACAGGATAAAATTTTTAATTATGATGATGCAGAGAATTATCCGCTATGAACCAGATTTGATATTGTTGAAACTATGGGCTTGTATTGTGGGAACTTTTGATGGTTTTCGTGGCAAGTTGGGTAAAACTTGGTAA
- a CDS encoding cytochrome c biogenesis protein CcdA: protein MLENLQTQFYELEQFANSLVSNQLTHLSILSIGVIFIAGLLTSLTPCMLSMLPITIGYIGGYEAKSRLQAAAQSTWFAFGLATTLASLGILAALVGKVYGQIGFGLPIIVSVIAILMGLNLLEALPLQMPSFGGTEWISQELPQGMRAYVIGLSFGLVASPCSTPVLASLLGWVANTQDLILGAVLLISYTAGYVAPLILAGTFTASIKKILELRRWSGWINPISGALLVGFGVFSLVSRISF from the coding sequence ATGCTTGAAAACCTGCAAACCCAATTTTACGAACTAGAACAATTCGCCAACTCCCTTGTCTCTAATCAGTTGACGCATCTGAGTATACTAAGCATAGGTGTCATTTTTATTGCTGGGCTTCTCACCAGTCTCACGCCTTGTATGCTGTCTATGTTGCCTATCACTATCGGCTACATCGGCGGTTACGAAGCGAAAAGTCGTCTGCAAGCTGCTGCCCAGTCTACTTGGTTTGCTTTCGGATTAGCAACTACTCTTGCAAGTTTAGGGATTTTAGCAGCTTTGGTTGGAAAAGTCTACGGGCAAATCGGTTTTGGTTTACCAATTATTGTTAGTGTTATAGCTATCCTGATGGGGCTGAATTTGTTGGAAGCTTTGCCCTTGCAAATGCCATCCTTTGGAGGTACAGAGTGGATTTCTCAAGAATTACCCCAAGGTATGCGCGCCTATGTGATCGGTCTGAGTTTTGGTTTAGTTGCTTCTCCTTGCAGTACTCCTGTTTTAGCAAGTTTATTAGGTTGGGTTGCCAATACACAAGACTTAATTTTAGGTGCGGTTTTGCTCATTTCTTACACCGCAGGTTATGTAGCACCATTAATTTTGGCAGGTACCTTTACTGCTTCGATTAAAAAGATACTAGAATTACGCCGTTGGTCTGGTTGGATTAACCCAATTAGCGGGGCTTTGTTAGTAGGATTTGGTGTTTTTTCTCTCGTTTCTCGGATTTCTTTTTAA
- a CDS encoding prohibitin family protein produces the protein MVLILAFIFRPFTIVNAGERGVVMQFGKVQDRVLDEGIHPIVPVITSVRKLNVRVAQNSFKADAASRDLQKVTTELAVNWHIDPTRINKVFQQVGDNEQILVGIMTPAVSEVLKAATAKKTAEEIITKRTELKQEIDNDLKSRLATYGVIVDDVSLVNFAFSPEFSRAIEAKQIAEQEAKQAEFIAKRATQEAQADINRAKGQAEAQKLLRLTLTPELLQKQAIEKWDGHFPTVMGGNDSLPLININPANLNSQKQANQ, from the coding sequence ATGGTATTGATCTTGGCATTTATTTTCCGCCCCTTTACTATTGTGAACGCCGGAGAAAGGGGTGTTGTCATGCAATTTGGTAAAGTTCAAGACAGGGTGTTAGATGAAGGTATCCATCCAATTGTACCAGTCATCACATCTGTGAGAAAACTAAATGTTCGAGTTGCTCAAAATAGTTTTAAAGCCGATGCTGCTTCTCGTGATTTGCAGAAAGTCACAACTGAACTTGCTGTAAATTGGCATATAGATCCCACACGAATAAATAAAGTTTTTCAACAAGTTGGAGATAATGAACAAATTCTTGTGGGAATTATGACTCCCGCAGTCTCTGAAGTTTTGAAAGCAGCTACTGCTAAAAAAACAGCAGAAGAAATCATCACCAAGAGAACAGAATTAAAACAAGAAATTGATAATGATTTAAAATCTCGTCTTGCTACTTACGGTGTAATTGTTGATGATGTTTCTTTAGTAAATTTTGCTTTTTCTCCAGAGTTTAGTCGGGCGATTGAAGCTAAACAAATAGCTGAACAAGAAGCTAAACAGGCAGAATTTATTGCGAAACGAGCAACCCAAGAAGCACAAGCAGACATCAACCGTGCTAAAGGTCAAGCAGAAGCACAGAAATTACTAAGACTAACTTTAACCCCGGAGTTGTTGCAAAAGCAAGCAATAGAAAAATGGGATGGACATTTCCCAACAGTCATGGGTGGTAATGATAGTTTGCCATTGATTAATATTAACCCTGCTAATTTAAACTCTCAAAAACAAGCTAATCAGTAG
- a CDS encoding glycosyltransferase family 2 protein: protein MIKTEQHSQLLLEQVILNSRHSELLANQTELNTNYLQNSLILEHHTNNSEKNFYESTKIAPKPLKIKDVNLTIDEKRLLYISRLQAAQLCEKMGNLPWDIKSNSAYELCEKPSISVIITLYNYSEYIYECLESVSQTDIIDIPGGIEVLVIDDCSTDNSANLVLEYLQQSQLPICLVSKWFNTGLADARNVGLKLARSPYIFILDADNWIYPNCLSVLFEKINSSRYAAVYSEIQKFDHQTKQEMNRISCYEWDIYKLVKQPYIDAMAMFDKNILLKLGGYSTELIEYGWFGWDDYDLWLKIAQSNYSCKLIPTVLSRYRVHAESMINTTNKYALNLAKYFCHKFVKLANKYYTSDMLFGFPKSEIYLELNLSPPQTQNHFIFQELQCAYAQIAAMESSKFWKLRNQWFKLKKLLGLVKDVEII from the coding sequence ATGATTAAGACAGAGCAACATTCTCAATTGCTATTAGAACAAGTCATTTTGAACTCACGTCACTCAGAATTATTGGCAAATCAAACAGAATTAAATACTAATTATTTACAGAACAGCTTGATATTAGAACATCATACAAATAATTCTGAAAAAAACTTTTACGAATCAACTAAAATAGCACCAAAACCACTCAAAATCAAGGATGTAAATTTAACTATAGATGAAAAAAGATTATTATATATCTCTCGTTTACAAGCAGCACAGTTATGTGAAAAAATGGGTAATTTACCCTGGGATATAAAATCAAACTCTGCATATGAACTGTGCGAAAAACCATCTATATCAGTGATAATTACACTGTATAACTACTCAGAATATATTTATGAATGTTTAGAAAGTGTTTCTCAAACAGATATCATTGATATACCAGGAGGTATTGAAGTATTAGTTATTGATGATTGTTCGACAGATAACTCAGCTAATTTAGTTTTAGAATATTTGCAACAATCTCAATTGCCAATCTGTTTGGTTAGCAAATGGTTTAATACTGGCTTAGCAGATGCTAGAAACGTAGGATTGAAACTAGCTCGTTCCCCCTATATTTTTATATTAGACGCTGATAACTGGATTTATCCGAATTGTTTATCTGTGCTTTTTGAGAAAATTAACTCTTCTCGATATGCTGCTGTTTATAGTGAAATCCAAAAATTTGATCACCAAACCAAGCAAGAAATGAATCGGATTTCTTGCTATGAGTGGGATATATATAAGTTAGTGAAACAGCCATACATAGATGCTATGGCTATGTTTGATAAAAATATATTACTAAAACTCGGTGGATATTCTACAGAATTAATTGAATATGGTTGGTTTGGATGGGATGACTATGACCTCTGGCTCAAAATAGCTCAATCTAACTACTCATGTAAACTTATTCCTACAGTACTTAGTCGCTATAGAGTACATGCTGAGTCAATGATTAATACTACTAACAAGTATGCACTGAATCTAGCTAAATATTTTTGTCACAAATTTGTTAAATTAGCTAATAAATATTATACCTCAGATATGTTGTTTGGCTTTCCTAAAAGTGAAATTTATCTTGAATTAAATCTCTCTCCTCCACAAACTCAAAATCATTTTATCTTCCAAGAACTACAATGTGCTTATGCTCAAATTGCAGCAATGGAATCAAGTAAGTTTTGGAAGTTAAGAAATCAGTGGTTTAAACTGAAAAAACTTTTAGGTTTAGTGAAAGATGTTGAAATTATTTAG
- the nfi gene encoding deoxyribonuclease V (cleaves DNA at apurinic or apyrimidinic sites), which translates to MKISQRHAWTLSVEEAIAIQEQMQAEVITSDQLQQPVQYVAGVDMGFEADGTISRAAVAVLSFPELELQETSIARRPTSFPYIPGFLSFREIPAVLDALEKIKITPDLILCDGQGIAHPRRFGIACHLGVIIDIPTIGVAKSLLVGKHEELPDTRGSWQPLIHKGEIVGAVLRTRVGVKPVYISSGHRISLPTAIDYVLRCTPKYRLPETTRIADKLASDR; encoded by the coding sequence ATGAAGATTAGTCAACGTCATGCTTGGACTCTGAGTGTAGAGGAAGCGATCGCTATTCAAGAACAAATGCAAGCTGAAGTAATTACCTCAGATCAACTCCAGCAACCTGTACAATACGTTGCTGGTGTCGATATGGGTTTTGAAGCTGATGGTACTATTAGTAGAGCAGCAGTAGCGGTGCTGAGTTTTCCGGAGTTGGAATTACAAGAGACGAGCATAGCACGCCGTCCGACATCTTTTCCCTACATTCCTGGCTTCCTTTCATTCCGAGAAATACCTGCTGTCCTAGATGCATTAGAAAAAATAAAAATTACACCAGATTTAATTTTATGTGATGGTCAAGGAATAGCTCATCCTCGAAGATTTGGTATAGCTTGCCATTTAGGAGTCATCATAGATATACCTACTATTGGTGTAGCAAAATCATTACTTGTTGGTAAACATGAAGAATTACCAGACACACGAGGTAGTTGGCAACCCTTAATACATAAAGGTGAAATAGTCGGGGCAGTGTTGCGAACCCGTGTCGGAGTCAAGCCTGTATATATTTCTAGCGGACATCGTATAAGTCTACCCACAGCAATTGACTACGTATTACGCTGCACACCAAAATATCGCTTACCAGAAACTACACGAATTGCTGACAAATTAGCAAGCGATCGCTAA
- a CDS encoding phasin family protein — MAGFGDIVKKAFYLGVGLASYAGERAGGTLSDVRSQIQKLADEMVARGEMTTEEARRFVEDMMKQAQQQSATATTAESTTPSEPRRIEIIEEDDQPTAKDAQTGNSDNVDQLRQQVLELENELKRLQRDK; from the coding sequence ATGGCTGGTTTTGGAGATATTGTTAAAAAAGCTTTTTACCTTGGTGTTGGGTTAGCTTCTTACGCAGGCGAAAGAGCAGGCGGAACACTATCAGATGTGCGATCGCAAATCCAAAAGCTGGCAGACGAAATGGTGGCACGGGGTGAAATGACCACAGAAGAGGCGCGTCGCTTCGTTGAAGATATGATGAAGCAAGCCCAGCAGCAATCAGCAACTGCTACAACAGCAGAGTCGACTACTCCTTCTGAACCGCGCCGTATCGAAATTATCGAAGAAGACGATCAGCCAACGGCAAAAGATGCCCAAACTGGGAATAGCGATAATGTAGATCAATTACGTCAGCAAGTTCTGGAATTAGAAAACGAATTAAAGCGTTTGCAACGTGATAAGTAA
- a CDS encoding site-2 protease family protein: protein MFLETLIVSPIVFLRVVIIVIISISLHELAHGLVALSQGDDTPRKQGHITLNPLVHMGWESIIFLCVAGIAWGKMPINAANFRSQRLGNILVSVAGPLCNLGLAFLFIALLKILASSTYIEFLSFQFLYMAAHINLMLFLFNLLPIPPLDGFYIFSEIFPTLKSLQYTYFGLFALMMLFLIPEFGDGLSAIAVFILQTVL from the coding sequence ATGTTTCTTGAAACACTAATTGTTAGTCCAATAGTATTTTTGAGAGTGGTGATCATTGTCATCATCTCAATTAGTTTACACGAACTTGCTCATGGTTTAGTTGCTTTGAGTCAAGGAGACGACACTCCCCGTAAACAAGGACATATCACTCTTAATCCTTTAGTACATATGGGTTGGGAATCAATTATATTTCTTTGTGTAGCTGGTATTGCTTGGGGGAAAATGCCAATAAATGCTGCTAATTTTCGTTCACAAAGATTAGGTAATATTTTAGTATCCGTAGCAGGGCCGTTGTGCAATTTAGGTTTAGCGTTTTTATTTATAGCACTATTAAAAATACTTGCTAGTTCTACGTACATAGAGTTTTTGAGTTTTCAATTCCTTTACATGGCAGCACACATTAATTTGATGCTTTTCTTGTTTAATCTCTTACCTATTCCACCTTTAGATGGTTTTTATATCTTCAGCGAAATATTCCCTACTTTAAAATCACTGCAATATACCTATTTTGGATTATTTGCTTTAATGATGCTATTTTTGATTCCCGAATTTGGTGATGGATTAAGTGCGATCGCTGTATTTATTTTACAGACTGTTTTATAA
- a CDS encoding ABC transporter ATP-binding protein yields the protein MGEEIAISLKNISKCFKCYIHPVDRLKEIFLPARSRAKEFWALKDINLEIPKGETIGIVGKNGSGKSTLLQIIAGTLTPTTGEVIVNGRVSALLELGSGFNPEFTGRQNVFFNGRLLGLSQKEIEDRFEAIASFADIGDFIEQPVKTYSSGMFVRLAFAVAVNVDPEILIVDEALAVGDIVFQHRCMRRMRSLMDSGVTTLFVSHDSGAVKTLCNSAVMIHEGKIYFSGVPNAVIIKYMKLVTETELGTVTKKEYLPNNQINQQNLIANQPARRGNRKALIKNIRLLNQLGEELAETPTLGFNEQVTLILELHVCEVLQACIVGFFICDRNGNELIGSNTFEENSPIGKLEPGEQLKIEFKFRLPLRPGSYSLTVAGAENYTAMSFDWIDNAMVFQVLPPNTGKRIHALVNLPISVQVSPQKLTEIRK from the coding sequence ATGGGAGAAGAAATAGCAATTTCTCTAAAAAATATCTCCAAGTGCTTTAAATGCTATATTCATCCTGTCGATAGGCTCAAAGAAATTTTTTTACCTGCTAGAAGTAGAGCTAAGGAATTTTGGGCATTAAAAGATATAAATTTAGAGATTCCAAAGGGTGAAACAATAGGAATTGTGGGTAAAAATGGTTCTGGTAAAAGTACCTTATTACAAATTATTGCTGGAACTTTAACACCTACTACTGGTGAAGTGATAGTCAATGGTCGTGTGTCAGCATTATTAGAGTTAGGAAGTGGATTCAATCCAGAATTTACTGGTAGACAAAATGTATTTTTTAATGGCAGATTGTTAGGATTAAGCCAGAAAGAAATTGAAGATAGATTTGAAGCAATAGCTAGTTTTGCTGATATTGGAGATTTTATTGAGCAACCAGTTAAAACTTATTCGAGTGGTATGTTTGTCCGCTTGGCATTTGCCGTAGCAGTTAATGTTGATCCAGAAATTTTAATTGTTGATGAAGCGCTAGCAGTAGGAGATATAGTATTTCAACATCGCTGTATGCGCCGGATGCGAAGTTTGATGGATTCTGGAGTCACAACATTATTTGTATCTCATGACTCTGGAGCAGTAAAAACATTGTGTAATTCAGCAGTGATGATTCATGAAGGTAAAATTTACTTTTCTGGAGTACCTAATGCTGTCATCATCAAATATATGAAACTGGTTACAGAAACAGAGTTAGGAACAGTCACTAAAAAAGAGTATTTACCTAACAACCAAATTAATCAGCAAAATTTAATCGCAAATCAGCCTGCTCGTAGAGGTAATCGTAAAGCATTAATTAAAAATATCCGATTATTAAACCAACTAGGAGAAGAATTAGCAGAGACACCTACTCTAGGATTTAACGAACAAGTTACATTAATTCTTGAACTTCATGTTTGTGAAGTATTACAAGCATGTATAGTTGGTTTTTTTATCTGTGATAGAAATGGTAATGAATTAATTGGTAGTAACACCTTTGAAGAGAATTCTCCGATTGGTAAATTAGAGCCAGGAGAACAGTTAAAAATAGAATTTAAATTTCGTCTGCCATTACGTCCGGGGTCTTATAGCTTAACTGTAGCAGGTGCAGAAAACTATACAGCGATGTCATTTGATTGGATTGACAATGCAATGGTTTTTCAAGTGCTTCCTCCTAATACAGGTAAACGCATTCATGCTTTGGTAAATCTGCCTATAAGCGTCCAAGTATCACCACAGAAACTAACAGAAATCAGAAAATAG